The following are from one region of the Haemophilus parainfluenzae genome:
- the corA gene encoding magnesium/cobalt transporter CorA — MINAFAINDSRLVRIDDEPTDLSSAIWLDLLEPTGEEREMLQEGLGQSLASFLELEDIEASARFFEDEDGLHLHSFFYCEDEENYADLASVAFTIRDGRLFTLRDRELPAFRLYRMRSRSQRLFECNAYEVLLDLFETKIEQLADVIENVYADLEKLSRVILNGTQDEAFDEALNTLTEQEDTSSKVRLCLMDTQRALGFLVRKTRLPPNQLEQAREILRDIESLQPHNESLFQKVNFLMQAAMGYINIEQNKIMKFFSVVSVMFLPATLVASTYGMNFEFMPELHFKYGYPMAIGLMIGAALTPYIYFKRKGWL; from the coding sequence ATGATTAACGCTTTTGCCATTAACGATTCCCGCTTGGTTCGTATTGATGACGAACCAACCGATCTCAGCTCTGCCATTTGGTTAGATTTGCTGGAGCCGACAGGGGAAGAACGTGAAATGTTGCAAGAAGGCTTAGGACAAAGTCTCGCCTCATTCCTCGAATTGGAAGACATCGAAGCATCCGCACGTTTCTTTGAAGACGAAGACGGCTTGCACTTGCACTCATTCTTCTATTGTGAAGACGAAGAAAACTACGCCGACCTCGCAAGTGTGGCGTTTACTATTCGTGATGGCCGTCTATTTACCCTGCGTGATCGTGAATTGCCGGCATTCCGTTTATATCGTATGCGTTCTCGTAGCCAGCGCTTATTCGAATGTAATGCATATGAAGTCTTACTCGACTTATTTGAAACCAAAATTGAGCAATTGGCCGATGTTATCGAAAACGTTTATGCGGATTTGGAAAAATTAAGTCGCGTAATTTTAAACGGTACGCAAGATGAAGCTTTCGATGAAGCTTTAAATACCCTAACAGAACAAGAAGATACCAGTTCTAAAGTGCGTTTGTGTTTGATGGATACACAACGTGCATTGGGTTTCTTGGTACGTAAAACTCGCTTGCCGCCAAACCAGTTAGAACAAGCACGAGAAATCTTACGAGATATTGAATCCTTGCAACCGCATAATGAGTCTTTGTTCCAAAAAGTAAACTTTTTAATGCAGGCGGCAATGGGTTACATTAATATCGAGCAGAATAAAATCATGAAATTCTTCTCGGTCGTATCGGTTATGTTCCTACCGGCAACACTTGTCGCATCTACTTACGGGATGAACTTTGAATTTATGCCGGAACTCCATTTTAAATATGGTTACCCAATGGCTATTGGATTAATGATTGGTGCGGCGCTTACGCCTTATATCTATTTTAAACGGAAAGGTTGGTTATAA
- a CDS encoding YajG family lipoprotein, whose protein sequence is MKVTNKIKALSTITLAAATLFLAGCQAQSNTLTFAPQSPTASMNINQSAVVTVNTRDSRPQQEIATYTKSGELIKLNASPSVTQLFQQVMQQNLVSKGFRIGQANNANAGVTVDVKEFNAKVEQGNLRYTLNSKIQAVVYVQGPRGQYNKTFNATRSQSGAFNASNDEIQKVLGETFKDIVNNIYQDQEVTNAINQYTN, encoded by the coding sequence ATGAAAGTAACAAACAAAATCAAAGCATTATCAACAATAACGTTGGCGGCAGCGACATTATTTTTAGCGGGTTGCCAAGCGCAATCTAATACCTTAACTTTTGCGCCTCAATCTCCGACTGCATCAATGAATATTAACCAATCAGCAGTGGTAACAGTTAATACTCGCGATTCTCGTCCACAACAAGAAATTGCAACTTATACTAAATCAGGTGAGCTGATTAAATTAAACGCCTCACCAAGCGTTACTCAACTTTTCCAACAGGTGATGCAACAAAATTTGGTTAGTAAAGGTTTCCGTATTGGACAAGCGAATAATGCGAATGCTGGCGTAACTGTTGATGTAAAAGAATTTAACGCTAAAGTAGAGCAAGGTAATTTACGTTATACCTTAAACAGTAAAATCCAAGCAGTTGTTTATGTACAAGGTCCACGCGGACAATACAACAAAACCTTTAATGCAACCCGTTCACAATCTGGCGCATTTAATGCGAGCAATGATGAAATTCAAAAAGTGTTAGGCGAAACCTTCAAAGATATTGTTAATAATATTTATCAAGATCAAGAAGTTACTAACGCAATTAATCAATATACCAATTAA